Genomic window (Vulpes lagopus strain Blue_001 chromosome 6, ASM1834538v1, whole genome shotgun sequence):
gctaaaccgctgagccacccagggatccccaaggagtgcacttgtaatgagcaccaagtattgcatggaagtgttgaatcactatattgaacACCTGGAACTGTTACACTGTAcgttaattggaatttaaataaaaacaaaacaaatgcttaAAACCACGTATGAGAAAAACCAGGCATATTCATTTATCAGCATGTCCTGGGGGAGTGGGATGGGTGCTTCATGTTTGCATCTTAACAGGGTTTAGTGAATTTGTTTCTCCTTATTTGGAGAACTTCTGACTTGTTCTGGGGAAATTTATGGGGAAGATTATTTACTCTGTAATTACAAATCTTGTCTGACTGGTTCTTTCAGGTTATGAACTGACTGGTTTAGCCAGAGGTGGGGAACAATTGGCTAAATTAAAGAGGAATTATGCCaaagcagtggaattactggtgGAACTAGCTTCACTGCAGGTAAGTAGCAGAAGAGCTGGAGAATTCCTGCTACAGTTTGATATTTAAGAGCTATTTGGAGAAGATTCGCATCTTGAATCAGAGCATCCTTCACTTAGTGCTTAAagctatttctgattttatatgaaataagCCAGAGGGGTTTTGATTTCTGAAATGGTGACTTCGGCACCATTGTCCCCACTTACTACTAACAAAATATGTGTGTAGTAGAAGAGTTTCACTCTTTGGTAGGTGAGAATAGCAACAGCCAATACTAGATTTAATTGTAAATATAACATGGTTTATGCATGAAAGCtactctttttcccctttgtggCCAGTTAATAgagatatatatgtaatattaccTGATTCTCTCCCCTTGCCATTTTTATGACTTTAGGTGAATCTGAAGTAAACAAATTATAATAGCAAGGAAATAGTGTTAGCTGTATGGAAACCTCATaagaatttttttgctttttaagcaTGTCGAAAGTAGTTTTGGTTTCCAAATGTTCTCTATAAGTGCAGTCTGCATGAAGCCAAGTGAACAGGACATGATTAGGAAGACTTCATGCTTACATTATTGTCCTCTTATTTTAGACTTCCTTTGTTACTTTGGATGAAGCCATTAAGATAACCAACAGGCGTGTAAATGCCATTGAACACGGTGAGTGTAAGCTGCTGTGAGGTTCTTTGTCCACTTGTCCATACCTCCACATTTGTATGGGAATCAAGCCCTGATCACGAGGTGAATAAGACCTTACCCTCTCCACAGTGGGAAGGGCAGTGTGGGCTAGTAGGAAGGGCACAGGAAGGTGTTAGTTATGTATGTGGATTTGGGGGGGAGTTACACAAGGGAATCATAAGTTAAAAATTCTGAAGTGTTTTATTTCTGGTtatgaacaaagaacaaaactatttttcaagAGCCCTGgtgttttctttagttctttccAATGATTCAGTAATCTTTTTGAAccaattaaatatttaacttgaaaTCCCTTTCCTATAGGCCTTATATCCTGCTCTTCTCCTTGATTCCTAAAAATTTTCCTATTGGATgcatttattttccatctcttattTCATTATTCTGTAACTGTGTGTAATACTTTCTGTTCATCAAGCTCCATTTTCACTAAagaaatattcaattttaaagTAAAGGAACACATTTTGAACAGTAGAGACGTTATTTTGCTGTTAAGGAggaaattatctcatttttaaaaactcagtacACCTTTCCTGACCAGCTGCTAATGCCAGGCCTTGTAAATGGAATTCCAAGCCAAACAAAGTGGATAAAGTAATGGTTCCAACTCTTAGCAAGTTCCCATTTTAGAAGCAGATAGGCAAATTCTGTGTAAAGTAGCACCTATGATTAACCTAAAACTCAACTTAGTCCCACTGCCTGATGATCTACCTTTTAACAGTGGATTgaatttatgtttaaagtaaCATCTGTGGTTCAGTGTTACATATTCATATAAATTCAGTATATTCACTGTTGTATGTATTGTGGTCCAAAGTTATCTGTCCATAGAAAGGATGCTAAGGGCATATACCGAAATAGTTATTTTAGGGTGGTtggatactttattttttctttttgttttctacgTTTTTGcattgtaaatgtatattaattttacaaTTAGAAAAAATCTACAGATGAACATTGGCAATTTGAAAAAAACGTTTGAAGTTctcacatacatatttttttaaaccctagTCATCATTCCCCGGATCGAACGTACCCTTGCTTATATCATCACAGAGCTggatgagagagagcgagaagaATTCTATAGGTTTGTTGAAATTGGCAGTTActgatcattttttgtttttcatatccCAAAGGCTTAATTTGTTGAGACTGTTGGCTTATGTTCTTTAGAATTAGCACAGCCTGTATTTTATTCTGATAAATGAAAGCAAGACATAATATTGGCAAAGGCTGTGGAGACTATGCCATGTtttgcacatatttaaaataggacATCTCCAAAAAGGCCCTTAGGAGAAACTATTCATAGACTTGGTtaatctttgaaataataatttagatCGGGTAAACTGGAATTTGTCAATCAATGAATATGTATTGCATGAACATGTTCTAGGAGAAAGTATAAAGTACTTGGGGGGCATTACATAATAACATAAATCATACCATTAGAGAATTAGCCAGTACTCCGAGAAATGATGCATGTATATGAATTGGTTATGAACAGTTAGGGCTGGTAGGGGCAACAGATACTAAATAGGTAGTATATGGAGGTTAGCATTTGTAGGTGTTTATTACCCTCTTTATAAAAGTAGCAGAAATCAAATCTACTTAGAACTGGAAGTGTTCAGAAAATCCCCTCCTTTTGTTTTACAGgttaaagaaaatacaggagaagaaaaagattctCAAGGAAAAATCGGAGAAGGACTTGGAACAACGGAGGGCAGCTGGAGAAGTGATGGAGCCTGCTAATCTTTTGGCTGAAGAGAAAGATGAGGATCTTCTGTTTGAATAATCTTTCCTGCTCTGGTTCTTTCATAAGCTCTAACATGGCACCATTGTAATTCACGGTGTGTAGGTTTGGTATGTGtggctatttattttttggcCTAAGAATTTCACTGGTGGTAAAATTTCCTTGGATGTTGGTTATGGGACTACGTTTGCAAAATCATAATTCAGCAAGCATTTATCTCATGAGATTTGTAGAGCCTGCCCAGGAACCTGTAGAATTTATTCTGCAGAAGCAGTACCCTACTCCAATTATATCTGTTAAAGTGCTCTGCTTCCCAAGCATATTAGGAAATTCCCGTTAGGAAGCCACAGTGGCCTCAGGCCAGCTGTCGCTGTAGCACTATTTGTTCCTACCCTGCTCCAGCACCTTGGCACTGTCCTCAGATTGCTGCAGCTGCCCTGTGTAACCCTGGTGCTTCTCTCAAGCTTTATGAAACCCTATTTTTCCTTGCATGACAGGTCTCTGTCCTGTCTGTCATGGGAGTTCTGCCAATTTTAATGTGATTATGGTATAAAcagtaaaatgatttaaaaatgagttgttcgttttttaaaaaaaaattatgctaagaATATCAGTCATGTTCTTATGCTCAGATTGGCACATGGACTGTCTCCTAAAAAGAGCTTTCTCTGTAGACATAAAGGATGTGGATAGTTTCCCCTTTTCCCCCTTCATAGTATGTGTTTTACTGATAAGTTTACTGGGATGATTGTTGAATTTTGGGGTGCTCCTGAATATGCCAGTGAGTTAAGAGGCGTGGTTATTCTTTCctaattgaagaaaaaataattctcaaaaaaaataattttctgagagtaagaaagaaaacttttataaGCAGTTAACAAACACTTGCTGTCTTCCATTAAATAGGAAGATGAAGTATTTGGCCGTATCAGGAGctgaggtttctttcttttttttttttttttaagattttattcatgagaaacagagagagaggcagagacacaggcagagtgagaagcaggctccatgcaggaagcccgacgtgggactcaatcccgcacaccctgagccaaaggcagatgcccaactgctgagccactcaggcatcccctgaggtttttagtgttttgtttggTGGTGAGCCATCTGTTtactcaggcttttttttttaagattttatttatttgacagagtgtgtATACTAGCaagggaagtggcaggcagagggagagggagcctccCCAACTGAGCAAGGATCCCAGTGTCGTGCTTTAtcactcaatccaggaccctgggatcatgacccgagctgaaggcagacatttaaccatctgagccacccaagcgccccctaCCCAGGCTTTCTTGTACCCAGTCCCAGGCATTTCTGAGGTGGTTGGCTATGAGACAGTTTTCAGTGAAACTGTGATACTAGGCCTTTGAGTATTTAAGTCAATTGATATTACACGCCTAGCCTTTTTAAAGTACTAAgtaattttgtaaagatttactATCTACTACAAAGTAATCTTAGTTATGTGCGAGGCcctgttttaagtatttatattatCACACCAGAAGaggtatatattattttaatcccACATTTCACCAAGAAAATTTGCTGGAGTAATTGGTCAGGTAGGTGGTATATTCAGAATTTAAATCCAGGCAGTTCTACCTTCAGTGAAGTTTTTGTACCCTTCTAACCTTTCTTGCCTCCCctatatttaaaacttttgggTAAAGGTGTAAGATATAAGGCCTGTCCTGGAGGAGCCTAGTTTTAGCCTGTTATACTGAATTGGGGGTTTTATTCTGCTAAGTAACTTCAGTAGTGACTAGAAAGCCAACAAGTGAGTTTCTAAGCGATTCAGTGTTACCTAGTTTTAAGGCTTaacatttaatcctcccaatacTGGAGGGGAATGTAAATActattctctccattttatagacgaTGAAACCGAAGCTTTGTCAGGTCAGGTGTCAGAGCTAGAAGGCAggctttggttcttttttttttttttctttaaagattttatttattcatgagagacctaggcagcgggagaagcaggctacccatgaggagcctgatgcagaacttgatcccaggactctgggatcacaacttgagccaaaggcagacgctcaactgctgaggcacccaggtgctcctaggcCTTGGTTCTTAAGCTGTATGTATTGTCCCTCTTGGAGGCAAATAGCTTGAAGGGTATGAGAGTCTTCTCATACTTCATGGTTTTTCATTTAGGTAAATTCAGTGTTCACCATAACCTGCTGAGGCCAGAGACCAACCAAGATTTCACTTGTGGCTTCCTAAGGCTTTTTTATTGGCCTTGGCTAAACCCCCTACAAAACTacagatttgggatccctgggtggcgctgtggtttggcgcctgcctttggcccagggcgcggtcctggagacccgggatcaaatcccatgccgggctcccggtgcatggagcctgcttctccctctgcctgtgtctctgcctctctctctctgtgtgactatcataaataaataaaaattaaaaaaaaaaactacagattttatggttttagcaTATTAactagaaatcagaagaaaatagtGAACAGAATTTGTTGTGCAGGGTGATACTATCCATAGGTGAAGGAAAGGATCAGGAATAGAAAGCCAGATGggtagcgtgtgtgtgtgtatgtgtgacacATTTTGTTGGTATGATTGTCTTCTTTCAGAAATCTGGAGTGGTACAGTAGAAAAGTTAATGTTCTAGATTTGTCAACTCAATATAGAACAATCCTAGCCTCTGTCCCTCAATACTTGGCAGCTGCATATAAGTAGAATTTGCCCAAGTATTACATACCTTTTCCCCTAGAAAATGCTTAAGTTCACAGTGTTAAGCTATCATAAAACAAGGAAATTGAACCTACATCTGTGCCAATAGGGGGCACTCCCCCACCACGAAGAATAAACTAAAAGGTATTTTATGATTCATGCAGAGGTTCCAATGGACTTATTTCTGGCAAAAACTTGAAGACGGGATGGTTAGGTGAGTTGAAACATTGAATAGCAAAGGATGTAAACACTGAACATACTCAagtgattttatttgaaatatactttTACTTCGTTTTTACAATACAGTGTGCAGTATGACAACTCAAAATAAGAGTGCAGATACAAGATAGGAGTACAAAGGAGGATTAACAATAGATGTCAAAAAGGTTAcctttttttaaggctaaatCCCTGGTTTATATTTTCCATACACATTCACAAAATTACATTCAAATTATTCCTTATCAATACTTATTCCTTAGgccatgagaaaaggaaaaaatccagACATACTCTCCATATAAAGCAAATCTGGATTAGCctaaatactatttttcatttgttctgaCTTATGAAAATTTAGCAAAGGTATTTCCTTATTTGAACTAACGTGCATTTTATTAGCTATTGATCTCATTCCTGTAAGTGGGTAAGACCTCCCCCAAACTGGGGTCTCCAATCAGAACCACAAAGGACATAAAATGGAACTGGCCAGAGCAGTTGGACAACTGAGTGTAtagccagacttttttttttttaaaggaagtcagCAACAACTAAGTTTTCACTTTGTTGAGGGACTGTGTTGAGTATCAACACATTCATGTCACTAGGACTGAGGAAATTTtggaatataaacatttttatcccTCTTCCATTGCTGATGAGAGAACCGCAGGACTTCACTGACCTCTAAAATCACTTGTCAGCTTAGATTACTTAAAAGTGTACGATAACTTGCACACGTGCCTTGGTAGGGGATTTGCTTGTGAAAGCACAGGGCCCTAGTGTGGCTCTACGGTCTGTATGCTAACTCAGGAACTGGCACAACAGCTAAACTGCCAACCTTTTAGATCTTGGGATTGAAACAGTTTTCAGTTATGAAAAGCAGCTCGTAAAACTCCACTGTCTACCACAGACTACCCATCATTCCTTAGGAGAAAGCAAACTGGAAAACTGAGAAGATTAAGTGCTAAATAATTCCTTGGTTTTCTCTGTCCTAAGCTGGAGTGTTTCAGATCTGAAAAGATAGGATGTATGGCATTCCTTCCCTTGACCCAGGAACGTACAGTTACTTTCTTCCTAAGGAACGGTTAGCTTGAAAGTATTTCCGTATAAGACACACATTGCAGCCAACTTCAAGGCCATGCAAATTtgaacaaagaaaacataaactaTCTACATTTGTTCAAGTAAAATTACATAGAAATCAAATATATACACAACACCAGGACAAACTACTCATTAAAAACAATTGCTTATGTTAAATTAAGTGACAACTCTATGTTGTTATTCCAGTGTTTAGCTTTGGGAACAGGAAATGCTGTAGCTAaagtcctaaaaataaaatcaagacatTCACATTTGAGGTCGTTTGACACACATAATACCATCCCTAAAGGCTTGAAAAGACTACAAATGAACTTTCCATGCCAGTTACAGAAGTTGAATTTTAAAGCTATAGCTATAGAGACAGTGAAATGAAAATCCCATTAGCTTAAACAGCAAGCCACTGCATTCTGGTTCTAAGAGGCAGAACTTGATAGAATAAAAACCTGTATGCTTaaccacccctcacccctgacCCCATGTTCTTTTCCTATAATGTTCAAATGACTTTCAGGTCATCCTTTCCTTGTGATCTCAAAGTCGATTGTTAGAGTATTTCCCCTTGGCTATAATTTTATTCCAATGCTGAACAAGTGTTATCAATGACCATTTGTcaacttattaaatattaatatacagtAGCAGCTATTCATCCAGAATTCCAGTTTATTACCTATATTTGGTATAGTCTTCAAATTATACTATgttcatatataaaaatgcaaaactgtcAAAGGTGCTATGTCCTCTCATGTATATGAAAAACTATTTGCATCATGAGGAAGAAATTAACCATCAAGTTTATATGACCATCTGCCATTCATAAAAGTGTAACTTCTACATTCTCTTGTACTATGCACATCACAGAAAGGAAACAAGGTTATAGAATCACTTGTGACAATTTGagcaaaaaattcagaaaatcattaaaaagatcaGCATATGCTATAGTTTAGCTAGATCACAATCTGTTGTGTACAGTGAAATCTGATCCACAAAGTCTGAGCTAAAAAACTGATAATTCTAATGGAATGTTTTAGAattaaaagacatacaaatgaatTCAAGCCTAACAGAGTAGGTTGAGACCAaaatggcacttttttttttttttaactttttaggaaaatatttttggtaacAAAACTAGCTTTCTAACCAAATACTGTCCTGCCCAGTGCACAGAAGCACAGTCCCCCCTCCCATTCCCATGAAGTTCTTAAGTTAACTGTTAAATAGCATCAGTATTTTTAACTACGTGAGACACGGACTgctgtgtatatacacacaattttttcaaggaaaaaccAGACAGAAGACTTAGgtgaaaatagaattaaaaggtttttacatagatgaatggaactgGTCTGCTGAAAGCTTCCATTTAGAATCCCCAGAGGAGGCAAGAACCTCTAAAGCCATGTACAGTGAATAAAGACTGCTATGCACAAATTGCCTAAGGGGATTTTCTCACCAGTTTGAGATCAAAGAACAGGTCTACAGCTTATACGGCCTGCCACCTCAGGGTCTTGCTCAAgtatcagggctctcttcctagTGGCAGTTGCCAGATCAAGTCCAATTATACCACAGAATGGATGTTTCCCTCACCTCAGCCAACTGGACGGCACCCACTGAGGTTCAGTATCAAGTTTGTTAATTAACCTAAGCAATTCCTGATAGGCTTTATCAAGATCTGAATTCACAATTGCTGTGTCAAAGTAGTGGCCATTGTTCTGCTCCATCTCTCTAGTCTTTTCAATGATTTCTCTCAACTCTTCAGGCTgtaaagagaagacaaaaacagGTAATTCCATTCCTTATCAAAACATACAATGAGTCAGAGATGATTCAAGAACAAAAAATAACCTTATATTGCTTGCTGTCTCAAAATATGTCCCCCTTCAGGAGCTCCTCTTCAACCCTTTTCATGGGCTCAGTGATTTCCTTTGCTCTGGTGTCTTCAGGATTCATACTGAATCATTTGGGACTCAATGTAACTTGTTTATACTGCTACTCAGGTTTTCATGTAGCTGTTTTACCCACTAGACTAGAGGCTTCAAAAGCCAAGACTATTACTTAGAATTCCCTACAGACATTTGTTTTCAAGCATTTTGGGGCATCATAACCTTTCcctaaaaaataacatcttttgtAATACAGAGTGAAGCTTTCTGGTTGAAACAAGGTTGGTAGGACCCAAAATGCCATCTACTCTTGGCTTTATAAAGATGCACTGTCCTTTATATCTGTTGCAGAGTTCGGCAGGATGAACATGGGAAAAGGAAAGATCAATAGTATGAAATGGGTATCCTTCTATGAAAACACTGCTGGTCAACCCAAGATTTAATCTAATGTTTTGGGGGAATTACTTGGCTTTAAACTGCTTCTCTGTTTTCAGTACACAAAGGAGGTCTTTAAAGATGCAAAAAAGTATCTTAAGATGAGTTTGGGAAATGATACAAAACAGACTACTTTACTACACTGGTAAAGGAAGTAGCTGTTTCACACAGATGAGCAGGTGGTAAGGCAGGGTGTGGAACTTATTCAGAACACTCTGATTACCATGCACATGTGTTCAAGAAAGTAAAACTACCCCAAAATCACCTGTCAATGAAGAGAACTAATTTAACTCAAGTCCAAACATCTCAGATATGAAAGTCACACACCAGTATTACATTGGACCCACAATACAGAACTTATTCAACTGGTTGAGCTTCTGTAACAgtaggaaacattaaaaatatgacatCTCTGGCTTGTTCTGAGGCAGTTTCTTGTGTGGCTCTCTAATTTTCATTCTGGAATGTTGTGCATCTGGCTGTGGTACACAGAAGAACCCTTTGTTTCCTAGGGGACTCTACTACATCATTCTAACTAAACACACTGTAACATTCTTGCTAAAACTTGGGCTTACTCAAATCTCAAGATTAttggaagaacattccagaagtcAAAACAGAATCTAAACTTTGTGGTGCTAGAGTTGAAATGTAAAGCCCTACATCTCACAGATTCACATAGCCAATCCACCTAGTTTTTATCAAATTTAAAGCATCATTTTGTCTTTTGCCAAAATGGTTTATaccatttgtttctattttaaagcttttatttatttgagagagtgaacaagagagagcacaagcagggggagggccagagagagaaggagaagcagactcctcggtgggcagggagcccaacacagggctcagtcccaggaccctgaggatcatgacccaagcagaaggctgaggccgacacttaaccaactgagccacccaggctcccccatttattttaatttaggttTTAATTTCCAACTATTTTTCAAATCACAATTCATGACtaagatgaaacaaaattatttttgctcaaAAAGTTTTGGACTGAAAAAATTGGCCTATAGGCA
Coding sequences:
- the ATP6V1D gene encoding V-type proton ATPase subunit D; its protein translation is MSGKDRIEIFPSRMAQTIMKARLKGAQTGRNLLKKKSDALTLRFRQILKKIIETKMLMGEVMREAAFSLAEAKFTAGDFSTTVIQNVNKAQVKIRAKKDNVAGVTLPVFEHYHEGTDSYELTGLARGGEQLAKLKRNYAKAVELLVELASLQTSFVTLDEAIKITNRRVNAIEHVIIPRIERTLAYIITELDEREREEFYRLKKIQEKKKILKEKSEKDLEQRRAAGEVMEPANLLAEEKDEDLLFE